The proteins below come from a single Alnus glutinosa chromosome 9, dhAlnGlut1.1, whole genome shotgun sequence genomic window:
- the LOC133877648 gene encoding G-type lectin S-receptor-like serine/threonine-protein kinase RLK1 — translation MPSVIVFRLVFFLLLLPIFAVAQNRNISVGDSLTTDDVAAPWLSNSSDFAFGFRQLDNKDDHFLLAIWYNKIPDKTIVWYANGDNPAPRGSKVELTPDRGLALNNPQDEELWRSTFTWRGAVAYGILNDTGNLVLVDENSENLWESFKYPADTLLPTQIMERGGVVLSSRRQRNNFSRGRFQFRLLPDGNAVLNPIDVLSNYTYDPYYVSNTHDSANDSNSGYRVIFHDSGYLYIERMSRERSYITGENEIAPATRYYHRATLNFDGVFTISQHPKNPTANDSWTVIRSKPNNICRDTLDRLGSGPCGYNSICSLGDDQRPSCKCPPSFSLIENDQYNSCKPDFIHGCEDDGALYELVELRNTDWAFGDFETFRPQNIEECKASCLHDCLCTVAVFSDPNCWKKRLPLSNGRQGRETTPTAFLKVRKNNSTRQSPSAQVIPDAKDQDTLIIVVSILLGSSVFVNFLLVGAICLGFLFYYKKKMKRISHLDHEGVVERNLRQFTYKELIEATNGFKEELGRGSCGIVYKGEVETVRVAVKKLDRVFEDSDKEFKTEVNVIGKTHHKNLVRLLGYCAEGQHRMLVYEFLSNGTLATFLFGDFKPSWNQRTNIAFEVARGLFYLHEECSSQIIHCDIKPQNILLDEYYNARISDFGLAKLLLMNQSQTKTNIRGTKGYVAPDWFRISPITVKVDVYSFGVLLLEIICCQRAVDIEVGGERGVLTDWAYDCYQEGRLDALVVDDAEALNDMKQLERFVMVAMWCLQEDPFLRPTMKKVMLMLEGIVQVSVPPSPCPFSSIS, via the coding sequence ATGCCTTCTGTTATTGTATTTCGCCTTGTCTTCTTTCTCCTCTTGCTGCCCATTTTTGCTGTTGCTCAGAATCGTAACATAAGCGTGGGAGACTCTCTCACTACAGATGATGTAGCTGCTCCATGGCTTTCCAATTCTAGTGATTTTGCTTTCGGGTTTCGCCAACTCGACAATAAGGATGATCACTTCTTGCTCGCCATATGGTATAACAAAATACCAGACAAAACTATAGTTTGGTATGCAAATGGAGACAATCCTGCGCCAAGAGGATCCAAAGTTGAGCTAACTCCTGACCGTGGGCTGGCACTCAACAATCCTCAGGACGAAGAGCTATGGAGATCGACATTCACATGGCGGGGTGCAGTTGCCTACGGCATACTGAACGATACAGGTAACCTCGTGCTTGTAGATGAAAATTCTGAGAACTTATGGGAGAGCTTCAAATATCCTGCTGATACGTTGTTGCCTACTCAAATAATGGAGAGAGGTGGTGTCGTTCTTTCTTCCCGACGTCAAAGAAACAACTTCTCACGGGGAAGGTTCCAGTTTCGCTTGCTTCCTGATGGAAATGCTGTGCTCAATCCCATAGATGTGCTCAGCAACTATACTTATGATCCATATTATGTTAGTAACACTCATGATTCTGCCAACGATTCAAATTCTGGTTACAGAGTGATCTTCCATGACTCTGGGTACTTATACATAGAAAGAATGAGTAGAGAAAGATCCTATATTACAGGAGAGAATGAGATAGCCCCAGCTACACGGTACTATCACAGAGCAACTCTTAATTTTGATGGCGTTTTCACCATTAGTCAGCACCCGAAGAATCCCACCGCCAACGATAGTTGGACTGTAATTCGAAGCAAACCGAATAATATTTGCCGCGATACACTAGATAGACTGGGAAGTGGGCCTTGTGGGTATAACAGTATCTGCTCACTCGGGGATGATCAAAGGCCAAGTTGTAAATGCCCACCATCGTTTTCTTTGATTGAAAATGATCAGTACAACAGCTGCAAACCTGATTTCATACATGGCTGTGAAGATGATGGTGCTTTATACGAATTAGTGGAGCTACGAAACACCGATTGGGCATTTGGTGACTTTGAAACGTTTCGGCCTCAAAATATAGAGGAATGCAAAGCATCTTGCTTGCATGATTGCCTATGCACGGTAGCCGTATTTAGTGACCCCAACTGTTGGAAGAAGAGGCTACCGCTCTCCAATGGAAGACAAGGTAGGGAAACCACACCTACAGCTTTCCTTAAGGTAAGAAAAAACAATTCCACTCGGCAAAGCCCTTCGGCTCAGGTAATTCCAGATGCAAAAGACCAGGACACATTGATTATTGTGGTGTCAATCCTATTGGGTAGTTCTGTGTTTGTGAATTTCTTATTGGTAGGTGcaatttgtttgggttttttgttCTACTataaaaagaagatgaaaagaaTTAGTCACCTAGATCATGAAGGTGTTGTGGAAAGGAATTTGCGCCAATTCACCTACAAAGAGCTGATTGAGGCGACAAATGGGTTCAAGGAAGAACTAGGAAGAGGATCCTGCGGAATTGTTTATAAAGGAGAAGTAGAAACCGTTCGTGTTGCTGTCAAGAAGTTAGACAGAGTGTTTGAAGACAGCGACAAGGAATTCAAAACTGAAGTGAATGTGATAGGCAAAACGCATCACAAGAATCTGGTCCGGCTGCTTGGGTACTGCGCTGAGGGACAGCATCGTATGCTAGTGTATGAGTTCTTGAGCAATGGCACTTTAGCTACCTTCCTTTTCGGGGATTTCAAACCCAGTTGGAACCAGAGGACTAATATCGCCTTCGAGGTTGCAAGAGGACTATTTTACTTGCATGAAGAATGCAGCAGCCAGATTATTCATTGCGATATAAAGCCACAGAATATACTCCTTGATGAGTATTACAATGCTCGCATCTCCGACTTTGGATTGGCAAAGCTTTTATTGATGAATCAAAGCCAGACCAAAACAAACATTAGAGGTACCAAAGGGTATGTTGCACCTGACTGGTTCAGGATCTCTCCAATCACTGTGAAGGTTGATGTCTATAGTTTCGGTGTCCTGCTGCTAGAGATCATTTGTTGTCAAAGAGCTGTGGATATAGAGGTTGGCGGAGAGAGGGGTGTTCTAACTGATTGGGCCTATGACTGCTATCAGGAAGGCAGGCTGGACGCTCTAGTTGTAGATGATGCAGAGGCCCTCAATGACATGAAGCAGCTGGAGAGGTTTGTGATGGTTGCCATGTGGTGCCTCCAAGAAGACCCCTTTCTGAGACCCACCATGAAGAAGGTGATGCTTATGCTTGAAGGAATCGTTCAAGTTTCTGTTCCCCCAAGTCCATGCCCATTTTCTTCCATCAGCTGA